In Bacteroidia bacterium, a genomic segment contains:
- a CDS encoding sigma-70 family RNA polymerase sigma factor: protein MIGRRTYTEKDIVAGLRQSDPRIVGFLYKNHLPAVVGYLKRYSCNEEEVRDLFQEAMMVLFQRIRSGNFSEVASVKTFLISVCRNLWFKKSRKLKEEQLNDDQEFLDPDKDTLEAIFQIAEYRLYFHYFNSLSEQCKGVLEKYFRKVPMQEIADHFNTTLSYIRKKKFTCKEQLIQSIRHDPSFKELIIND from the coding sequence ATGATTGGGAGAAGAACATATACTGAAAAAGATATAGTTGCAGGTTTACGGCAAAGTGATCCCCGGATTGTAGGTTTTTTATACAAAAATCACTTACCGGCAGTCGTTGGCTACTTAAAAAGGTACAGCTGCAATGAGGAAGAGGTAAGGGATTTGTTTCAGGAAGCCATGATGGTCCTCTTTCAGCGAATACGATCGGGCAACTTTTCAGAAGTTGCTTCTGTCAAGACCTTTCTTATAAGCGTTTGCCGCAATCTCTGGTTTAAAAAGTCCCGCAAGCTCAAAGAAGAACAACTAAATGACGATCAGGAATTTCTGGACCCTGACAAGGATACGCTTGAAGCTATTTTCCAGATAGCAGAGTATCGCCTATATTTTCATTATTTTAATTCACTGAGTGAACAATGCAAAGGTGTGCTGGAGAAATATTTTCGAAAAGTCCCCATGCAGGAAATTGCTGACCATTTTAATACAACACTTTCCTATATCCGGAAAAAGAAATTTACCTGTAAAGAGCAGCTAATCCAGTCAATAAGACACGACCCCTCATTTAAAGAGCTGATTATCAATGATTAA
- a CDS encoding protein kinase, with amino-acid sequence MLDRPTLETLPRESLDKLAEKLDLAEFSGGPRNHLIEAILDSAPANFDITPYLPKVPKVAPVIEESSSFIGDNDSSFVTETQESEDQDASSFVRQEDDSQSSFVKPEYENQSSFVKPEDDSQSSFVKPEDDSRSSFVKPEADASSFVPSGEGSPSQFIMPEHLEEISKKTVTTTHNLAPGARVVLNNQPYDIVRIISDSSREAVIYEVRDAKNIAFVLKLYKAQKHVGEEPNTEALTRIQAINNPDILKLYDFGTGEKKYQKQFCFEISALARGGNLLDVDNWGVKYSKAFLENTVIPEIFKGIQALHHKRIYHCDLKPQNIFFLDEAKTDLVIGDYGSSKTFEEESNRSAKQFDTVIATNAYMAPEQANRIISQKVDYYAFGMVLVHLVYPEYFTRDDNPRIVDKEKSGKIRENQYNQEEILPFNPQYQRINQLIGGLTLYNHQARWGEKEVEKWIRNEHVEVNYKGQSLIKPINIGYPGMPSIRTPKELIQTIEKYPDQWYEDLVGRTSGFNALIDWFASRYDLQVARVFEQMIQFYKKQGKAYVKEAILRYFEPERPVISGGKSYVIYENPNIWQEIVRFLNDLDDRWKKSPVADLRLAIFTLEFSLRQYEALGGEQAGVIRKYLDSTQGSLGTEDKKTFTDYLTTFQEVIPLDENETETALRKIVLIIYLINLKRPFKDLENRPIDTLEDLGYFFARNPDSYKNPHLIIERDFFLHLKQRPELVNLSWHAFLFGVFSEQTQTQINLTKIKVNKDREYHSVYTYEKSLSNFFKKQNIKQQLEEGGAKKALALNQKSRLFQFAPGVFSEFMKTVQERHKIADKAIIPQNLAAIRRKFVSGAIMQNLGHHLTELIAALCLLIPVFGIIGLYGLENESRVPLIGQLFEEMRFSQYIESPEQYPNYIGGFYVILFVFASIYLLALIPKIWAGKNLELAGATDPSTSRLLSISGGTGFSFLAFMTVFPVFLIITNWLYELIGLSAWFTVTFLFYTRAGGKGRSKGKIIAGLLLAAGLGRLTMEILSWDTHSGQINNRGAIDAVFYFLSLAIFFIPPVWYQMFKAHNRIQLAIKTAVLFLLGLAVANASGLTHRPFSLASLSFAPEPAYEEVPIPNVWFGKITSDLTAMNLRSGPGTNYEVVTVVKSDMTFQVDQGITGAWWAVKLCDGSSGYLYSAKIQLLENITSSQLQEFQNGGGPCAGESEPFNPNPVVQTNPAIPQTNFTGKVGKLEANFLINADSENRINGAYFYPSRNDGQVYNLMGSILANDKLEIFEYTGNVQSATCKLTYSPSAGCYVGSMNNNDGRVLDMRICGQKFNHPVAEPLAAFTPANAFAARIRGNNVNVRDFPSADNSKVLARLDNGDRVLVIGNETESGGNTLVTSRKTTLQLSDGSEQPLEKGKLLFIQSPEIQNGRYVVATSLNGNTLTEGSVSILDVSLTDGKIWYKIRFGANQEGWVFEDFLRK; translated from the coding sequence ATGCTTGATCGGCCTACACTGGAAACCCTACCCCGTGAATCCCTTGATAAACTAGCCGAAAAACTAGATCTGGCAGAGTTTTCCGGTGGCCCGCGCAATCACCTGATTGAGGCTATTCTGGATTCTGCTCCGGCAAATTTCGACATCACCCCCTACCTGCCCAAGGTGCCTAAAGTTGCGCCCGTCATTGAGGAATCTTCTTCGTTCATCGGAGATAATGATTCTTCCTTCGTTACAGAAACTCAGGAAAGCGAAGACCAGGACGCATCCTCTTTTGTAAGGCAGGAGGACGACAGTCAGTCCTCTTTTGTCAAACCAGAATACGAGAACCAGTCATCTTTTGTAAAACCAGAGGACGACAGTCAGTCATCTTTTGTCAAACCTGAGGACGACAGTCGGTCATCTTTTGTCAAACCTGAAGCTGATGCCTCTAGTTTTGTGCCCTCGGGAGAAGGTTCACCCTCCCAGTTTATCATGCCTGAGCACCTGGAGGAAATATCAAAAAAAACAGTAACCACAACCCACAATCTCGCACCAGGCGCGCGCGTTGTGCTGAATAACCAGCCCTATGATATTGTGCGGATTATCTCTGATTCCTCCCGGGAGGCAGTGATATATGAAGTCCGGGATGCAAAAAATATTGCTTTTGTATTAAAACTCTATAAAGCGCAAAAACATGTAGGGGAAGAGCCAAATACAGAAGCCCTCACCCGCATTCAGGCAATCAACAACCCTGATATTCTGAAACTATATGATTTCGGAACGGGAGAAAAAAAATATCAGAAACAGTTCTGCTTTGAAATCAGCGCACTGGCACGCGGTGGAAACTTGCTGGATGTAGATAACTGGGGGGTAAAATATTCGAAAGCGTTTCTGGAGAATACGGTCATACCTGAAATTTTTAAAGGAATTCAGGCCCTTCATCATAAACGCATTTATCATTGCGACCTCAAACCACAGAATATTTTTTTCCTCGATGAGGCCAAAACTGATCTGGTGATCGGAGACTACGGTTCCTCCAAAACTTTTGAAGAAGAATCCAACCGGTCTGCCAAACAGTTTGATACCGTAATTGCCACCAACGCCTACATGGCTCCGGAACAGGCCAACCGCATCATCTCTCAAAAAGTAGATTATTATGCCTTCGGCATGGTATTGGTTCATCTGGTGTACCCTGAATATTTTACCCGCGATGATAATCCCCGGATCGTCGATAAAGAAAAGTCCGGAAAAATCCGGGAAAACCAATACAATCAGGAGGAAATCCTTCCTTTTAACCCGCAGTATCAGCGCATCAACCAACTGATCGGAGGCCTTACCCTTTACAATCACCAGGCTCGCTGGGGAGAAAAGGAGGTAGAGAAGTGGATCCGAAACGAACATGTGGAGGTCAACTACAAAGGCCAGTCGCTGATCAAACCGATCAATATTGGTTATCCGGGTATGCCATCCATCCGGACACCAAAAGAGCTCATCCAGACAATAGAGAAATACCCGGACCAATGGTATGAGGATCTGGTAGGCCGCACCTCCGGATTTAATGCCCTCATTGACTGGTTTGCCAGCCGGTATGACCTGCAGGTTGCCCGGGTTTTTGAGCAAATGATCCAGTTTTACAAAAAACAGGGGAAAGCCTATGTGAAAGAGGCCATTTTACGATATTTTGAGCCAGAAAGGCCTGTCATTTCCGGCGGCAAATCCTACGTCATTTATGAAAACCCCAACATTTGGCAGGAAATTGTAAGGTTTTTGAATGATCTTGACGATCGGTGGAAAAAATCACCTGTCGCTGATCTGCGCCTGGCTATTTTTACCCTCGAATTTAGCCTCAGGCAATACGAAGCGTTGGGGGGCGAGCAGGCTGGCGTCATCCGCAAATACCTCGATTCGACACAGGGTTCGCTGGGAACAGAGGATAAAAAAACATTCACCGACTACCTGACCACTTTTCAGGAGGTGATTCCGCTGGATGAAAACGAAACCGAAACCGCGCTGCGAAAAATTGTACTGATTATATACCTGATTAATCTTAAACGCCCTTTTAAAGATCTGGAAAACCGGCCAATAGATACACTGGAAGATCTGGGCTACTTTTTTGCCCGCAATCCGGATAGCTATAAAAACCCTCACCTGATTATTGAGCGGGATTTTTTCCTTCATCTAAAACAAAGGCCGGAGCTTGTCAATTTATCGTGGCATGCGTTTTTATTTGGTGTTTTTTCTGAACAGACCCAAACCCAGATCAATCTCACCAAAATCAAAGTAAATAAAGACCGGGAATACCATTCCGTTTATACCTACGAAAAATCGCTCAGTAACTTTTTTAAGAAACAAAATATCAAACAGCAACTGGAAGAAGGCGGAGCAAAAAAAGCGCTCGCACTCAACCAGAAAAGCCGCCTGTTTCAGTTTGCCCCGGGCGTTTTCTCCGAGTTCATGAAAACGGTACAGGAAAGGCATAAGATTGCGGATAAGGCAATCATCCCTCAAAATCTGGCTGCAATCAGGCGTAAATTTGTGTCTGGTGCTATTATGCAGAATCTGGGACATCACCTGACAGAGCTTATCGCTGCGCTTTGCCTGCTGATTCCGGTTTTTGGTATTATCGGCTTATACGGCCTGGAAAACGAGTCGCGTGTCCCGCTGATCGGCCAGCTGTTTGAAGAAATGAGATTTAGCCAATACATAGAAAGTCCGGAACAATACCCCAATTATATCGGCGGTTTTTATGTTATTCTGTTTGTATTTGCGTCGATCTATCTGCTTGCGTTGATACCTAAAATATGGGCAGGCAAAAACCTTGAACTGGCTGGCGCAACCGATCCTTCTACTTCACGATTGCTCTCTATCAGCGGCGGAACAGGGTTTTCCTTCCTGGCTTTTATGACGGTGTTCCCTGTTTTCCTCATCATCACCAATTGGCTATATGAGTTGATCGGGCTTTCGGCCTGGTTTACCGTTACGTTTCTTTTCTACACCCGGGCAGGCGGAAAGGGTCGTTCGAAAGGAAAAATTATCGCAGGATTATTGCTGGCTGCCGGTCTTGGCCGACTTACCATGGAAATTTTGTCATGGGATACACATTCCGGGCAAATCAACAACCGTGGGGCAATTGATGCAGTTTTTTACTTCCTCTCGCTGGCGATATTCTTTATTCCACCGGTCTGGTATCAGATGTTTAAAGCCCACAACCGAATCCAGCTGGCGATTAAAACCGCAGTATTGTTTTTGCTGGGGCTGGCCGTCGCCAATGCTTCCGGGCTGACCCACAGGCCCTTTTCACTGGCTAGCCTTTCATTTGCCCCAGAACCCGCCTATGAGGAAGTGCCTATTCCCAACGTATGGTTTGGAAAAATCACCAGCGACCTGACAGCCATGAATCTTCGCTCTGGTCCAGGCACCAATTATGAGGTCGTTACGGTTGTAAAATCGGATATGACTTTTCAGGTGGATCAGGGAATTACCGGCGCCTGGTGGGCAGTAAAGTTATGCGACGGAAGCAGCGGATATCTCTATTCTGCCAAAATACAATTACTGGAAAACATCACATCCAGCCAGCTACAGGAATTTCAAAATGGTGGCGGTCCATGTGCGGGAGAATCTGAACCGTTTAATCCCAATCCGGTTGTGCAGACAAATCCGGCTATTCCGCAAACGAATTTCACCGGTAAGGTCGGAAAGCTGGAAGCGAATTTTTTGATTAATGCTGACAGTGAAAACCGGATCAATGGCGCTTATTTTTATCCTTCCCGGAATGACGGACAGGTTTACAATTTGATGGGGTCAATCCTGGCCAATGACAAACTGGAGATTTTTGAATATACGGGAAATGTCCAGTCAGCGACCTGCAAATTGACTTATAGTCCCTCCGCAGGTTGTTACGTGGGAAGCATGAACAACAACGATGGCCGTGTGCTGGATATGCGTATTTGCGGACAGAAGTTTAATCACCCGGTAGCAGAACCGCTGGCAGCTTTCACCCCGGCCAATGCTTTCGCCGCTCGTATCCGCGGCAACAATGTCAACGTCAGAGATTTTCCTTCCGCAGACAACAGCAAAGTCCTCGCACGTCTCGACAATGGCGATCGGGTGCTGGTTATCGGTAATGAGACAGAATCGGGGGGAAATACTCTGGTAACCAGCAGAAAAACAACCCTCCAATTATCCGATGGTTCTGAACAACCCCTCGAAAAAGGCAAATTGTTGTTTATACAAAGCCCTGAAATTCAAAACGGCAGGTATGTCGTCGCCACTAGTCTGAATGGAAATACCCTTACAGAGGGCTCTGTCAGTATTCTTGATGTATCACTGACTGATGGGAAAATCTGGTATAAAATCCGGTTTGGAGCCAATCAGGAAGGTTGGGTATTTGAAGATTTTCTCAGGAAGTAA
- a CDS encoding M43 family zinc metalloprotease: MVFTRAFSLILLIITQFNCIFSQSAFYCATGYTEQKLAEKNPDYEKNLLDHDLFLKRLVLDHWADPRRGTDTVIYTIPVVFHVLYLDPTENIASSKIYTEIENINEAFRNLGYYDPTVGADARIQFCLAKVAPDGSGTSGIERIETPLTDIGPNDDFNMKQQFNWDPTRYLNVYIARDLLGGGVLGYAYYPTSHGEFWDGIVLLTSIVGRSKANSAVFAHEIGHYLGLPHPFDRGCKNDDCLLDGDRVCDTPPDNSTFEGCGVFNSCSTDADDPSANNPFTTDVPDANNQFMDYNEGLCRRAFTDGQVERMRIVLTNIRASLLNSYACQTPVAFDAGVSEIISPSVTECEENLSLGIELRNFGLTPLNTIQISYRFDQGPVVLGNWTGTLSYTETDTVFLPVAASLTPGLHTVTVYSSLPNGQADGFLLNDTSHTTFNYQPLLQAPFSEDFSLGLPSTWTIENPGGSGWEIAYAGCDDGSGNTCMFIDNTVMAAAGIEDALISPLVDLRYIQNGYLYFDRAFASDSNTAGFSESFEIRYSLDCGKTFPDNANIYSSDRNNLTTVYISSDSFDTWIPGACSDWLKDSIDISWLRGEQVVFRFDYYKYDNGFPLYLDNIQVLGSFNTGVDDIHSDDYLDIYPNPGSGDFMLRINSSDHGLYALRVWDIHGRKVYEEKAGKTSGEIEKPLRVSHLAAGLYMVEVQSENSRMVKKIKIE, from the coding sequence ATGGTATTCACCCGTGCTTTTTCCCTTATCTTACTGATAATCACGCAATTTAATTGCATTTTTTCTCAATCGGCATTCTACTGCGCAACTGGTTATACCGAACAAAAACTCGCAGAAAAAAATCCTGATTACGAAAAAAATTTACTTGACCACGATTTATTTCTGAAAAGGCTGGTATTAGATCATTGGGCCGATCCCCGAAGGGGAACCGATACGGTGATATATACAATCCCTGTTGTATTTCACGTTCTTTACCTGGATCCTACCGAAAATATAGCCAGTTCTAAGATTTATACCGAAATCGAAAATATAAATGAGGCTTTTCGCAATCTGGGCTATTACGATCCTACTGTCGGTGCGGACGCCAGAATCCAGTTTTGTCTGGCAAAAGTAGCACCCGACGGCAGCGGTACTTCGGGGATTGAGCGGATTGAGACGCCGCTGACGGATATCGGGCCCAATGATGATTTTAATATGAAACAGCAGTTTAACTGGGATCCTACCCGTTATCTGAATGTATATATTGCCCGCGACCTGTTAGGGGGCGGCGTGCTGGGGTACGCTTATTATCCTACAAGCCACGGTGAATTTTGGGATGGGATTGTACTTCTGACTTCTATTGTCGGGAGAAGTAAAGCCAATTCTGCCGTCTTTGCGCACGAAATCGGACATTACCTGGGATTGCCGCATCCCTTTGACCGGGGGTGTAAAAATGATGATTGCCTGCTCGATGGCGACAGGGTTTGTGATACACCGCCTGATAATTCGACCTTTGAGGGCTGTGGCGTGTTTAACAGCTGCTCTACTGACGCCGACGACCCCAGTGCCAATAATCCTTTTACTACCGATGTGCCCGACGCAAATAATCAATTCATGGACTACAATGAAGGCCTGTGCCGAAGGGCTTTTACAGACGGGCAGGTGGAGCGAATGCGGATTGTGCTGACCAATATCCGCGCAAGTCTGCTGAATTCCTATGCCTGCCAGACTCCTGTGGCTTTTGATGCCGGCGTTTCGGAGATTATCAGCCCCTCGGTTACAGAGTGTGAAGAGAATCTTTCGCTCGGGATCGAACTGAGAAATTTTGGCCTCACCCCGCTAAACACTATCCAAATCAGCTATCGGTTTGACCAGGGACCGGTTGTTTTGGGAAACTGGACGGGTACCTTGTCCTATACAGAAACAGATACGGTTTTTCTGCCTGTGGCTGCCTCACTTACGCCCGGACTTCACACCGTTACGGTTTACAGTAGCCTGCCCAATGGACAAGCCGATGGGTTTCTGCTCAACGACACCAGTCATACAACTTTCAATTATCAGCCGCTGCTTCAGGCGCCTTTTTCTGAAGATTTTTCGTTGGGTCTGCCTTCCACATGGACCATTGAAAATCCAGGTGGTTCTGGTTGGGAAATTGCCTATGCCGGCTGTGATGATGGCTCGGGTAATACCTGCATGTTTATCGACAATACCGTGATGGCCGCTGCCGGAATCGAAGATGCGCTGATTTCTCCGTTGGTAGATCTTCGCTATATACAAAACGGATATTTGTATTTTGACAGAGCTTTTGCCTCGGACTCAAATACAGCGGGTTTTAGCGAGTCATTTGAGATTCGCTACTCCCTGGACTGCGGCAAAACTTTCCCCGACAATGCAAATATTTATTCTTCCGACCGCAATAATCTGACGACGGTTTACATTTCTTCAGATTCATTTGATACCTGGATTCCTGGAGCCTGTTCTGACTGGCTGAAAGATTCGATAGATATCAGCTGGCTGAGAGGAGAGCAGGTGGTGTTTCGTTTTGATTATTACAAATACGACAATGGCTTTCCGCTTTACCTCGACAATATTCAGGTTCTGGGTAGCTTTAATACAGGTGTTGATGATATTCATTCTGATGATTATCTGGACATCTATCCCAACCCCGGGTCAGGCGATTTTATGTTGAGGATAAATTCTTCAGATCATGGACTTTATGCTCTGCGTGTATGGGATATCCATGGCAGAAAAGTATATGAAGAAAAAGCCGGGAAAACGAGTGGGGAAATCGAAAAACCTCTCCGTGTATCTCATTTGGCAGCCGGACTGTATATGGTCGAAGTGCAATCAGAAAACAGCCGTATGGTGAAGAAAATAAAGATTGAGTAG
- a CDS encoding amidohydrolase family protein: protein MKNLYLILLAGIFACNTATTPSETSQAPFPRIDVHTHYNYDRDSLPALLSQWNMRTILILVALGDSVKDQQRWDAMVAHQQAHPETFFLCSGFDGTGIDAPDYAAKKIAMIKSHIAAGARMVKVWKNFGMVTKDAAGKFIQIDDPRLQPIWDYLTENNIPVIAHIGEPLQAWRELEPGNPHYNYFRDHPQYHAFHHPEIPRYEEIIQARDNWVERNPNLTIIGAHMGSMSHDVDMVAERLDRFPNFYVETAARVGDLTRQDFEKMHNFMIRYQDRVLYGTDLGTSEPQSTLSQESLQSEQSYLGKILELDWAYFGGKDSMNYNSPMISFPVKTKALELPDSVVQKFYYKNAARILRIENGM, encoded by the coding sequence ATGAAAAATCTGTACCTGATCTTGCTGGCCGGAATTTTTGCCTGTAATACGGCTACTACTCCTTCCGAAACTTCCCAGGCGCCCTTTCCACGGATAGACGTGCATACCCACTACAATTACGACAGAGATTCTCTGCCTGCTTTACTCAGCCAGTGGAATATGCGTACGATTCTTATCCTCGTTGCGCTGGGTGATTCGGTCAAAGACCAGCAAAGGTGGGATGCCATGGTTGCACACCAACAGGCACATCCGGAAACCTTTTTTCTGTGCAGTGGGTTTGATGGCACCGGCATAGACGCACCCGATTACGCAGCAAAAAAAATCGCGATGATCAAAAGCCATATAGCTGCGGGTGCAAGAATGGTAAAAGTCTGGAAAAACTTCGGAATGGTGACCAAAGACGCCGCTGGAAAATTTATACAGATAGACGACCCCAGACTACAACCCATCTGGGACTACCTGACAGAAAATAACATACCAGTCATTGCACATATCGGAGAACCGCTGCAAGCCTGGCGGGAACTGGAGCCAGGCAACCCGCATTACAATTATTTCAGAGACCATCCGCAATATCATGCATTCCACCATCCGGAGATCCCGCGGTATGAAGAAATCATTCAGGCCAGAGACAATTGGGTGGAAAGAAACCCCAATCTCACCATTATCGGTGCGCATATGGGCAGTATGTCGCACGACGTAGATATGGTAGCGGAGCGCCTGGACCGTTTTCCCAACTTTTATGTCGAGACGGCGGCACGAGTAGGTGATCTTACCCGGCAGGATTTCGAAAAAATGCATAATTTTATGATCCGGTATCAGGACCGCGTATTGTATGGAACCGATTTGGGTACGAGTGAGCCACAGTCAACACTCAGCCAGGAAAGCCTTCAAAGTGAGCAATCCTATCTGGGAAAAATTCTGGAACTAGACTGGGCCTATTTCGGAGGAAAAGATTCGATGAATTACAATAGCCCGATGATCTCCTTTCCGGTAAAAACAAAAGCGTTGGAACTTCCCGACAGTGTTGTGCAAAAATTTTACTATAAAAATGCAGCCAGAATCCTTAGAATCGAAAATGGTATGTAA
- a CDS encoding protein phosphatase 2C domain-containing protein, giving the protein MSGYSIQGRKPSQQDAWYTSPHTFNGRLVFVADGVGGHAHGEFASELCVEVFKHTFEKDPFIVDEKQFLHETAMIAAERVYQKSQDDQAYFGCGTTLSGFLVSGGRYHLINIGDSRVYLYNKEAQLVQLTKDHSIVQQLLDRGEITLAEARTHPRRNVMFSAIGMNPEEMSITVSGPYELQHGEILFAFSDGVPDALLDDQIREVILKNHQNPDLCQAIVDAAYDAGGKDNITACCYRH; this is encoded by the coding sequence GTGTCTGGCTATTCCATCCAGGGAAGAAAACCCTCCCAGCAGGATGCTTGGTACACGTCACCGCATACTTTCAATGGCCGCCTGGTATTTGTTGCTGATGGGGTAGGCGGGCATGCACATGGTGAGTTTGCCAGTGAATTGTGTGTGGAGGTGTTTAAACATACCTTCGAAAAAGATCCTTTTATCGTCGATGAAAAGCAGTTTCTTCATGAAACCGCGATGATCGCGGCGGAACGCGTATATCAGAAAAGCCAGGACGATCAGGCTTATTTTGGTTGCGGTACGACACTTTCCGGATTTCTGGTTTCCGGCGGGCGATATCACCTGATCAATATTGGCGATAGCCGGGTATATCTTTACAACAAAGAGGCTCAGCTTGTTCAATTGACCAAAGATCATAGCATCGTGCAGCAATTGCTGGACCGGGGGGAAATCACTTTGGCAGAAGCGCGTACGCATCCACGTCGTAATGTAATGTTTTCGGCTATCGGTATGAATCCTGAAGAAATGAGTATAACCGTCAGCGGCCCATATGAGCTTCAACATGGTGAAATCCTCTTTGCCTTCTCCGACGGTGTACCTGATGCATTATTGGATGATCAAATCCGCGAAGTAATTTTAAAAAACCACCAAAATCCCGACCTTTGCCAGGCAATTGTCGATGCAGCTTACGATGCTGGCGGCAAAGATAATATCACGGCTTGTTGTTACAGACATTGA
- a CDS encoding cation diffusion facilitator family transporter has product MKNQSAIQTSIFSIILNILLAIGKWLVGYLGHSYALMADAIESTTDIFSSMIVYMGLKIAVKPADENHPYGHGKAEPIATFLVCTFLVFSAILIAVQSIAHIRTPHKIPEAYTLYFLLGIVLIKEIAYRIVSRKGKETKSTVLEADAWHHRSDAITSLAAMIGISIALFGGDGYETADDWAALFTSVVILYNAYLIFRPALGEIMDEHQYDDLVFQIRAISREVEGVIDTEKCFVRKTGFTYYVDLHLVVNGNISVREGHTIAHNLKDSLKVHIPEIADIIVHVEPDRE; this is encoded by the coding sequence ATGAAAAACCAATCGGCGATCCAAACCAGTATCTTTAGCATCATCCTGAATATTTTGCTCGCAATTGGCAAATGGCTGGTCGGTTATTTGGGCCATTCCTATGCACTGATGGCCGATGCGATTGAATCTACGACAGATATATTTTCTTCGATGATTGTGTATATGGGGTTAAAAATCGCTGTAAAACCCGCCGATGAAAATCATCCCTACGGACATGGCAAAGCAGAACCCATCGCCACGTTTCTGGTTTGTACCTTTCTTGTATTTTCGGCTATCCTGATTGCCGTGCAAAGTATTGCACATATTCGCACACCACACAAAATTCCGGAAGCCTATACCTTGTATTTTCTTCTGGGGATCGTACTGATTAAGGAAATCGCCTACAGAATCGTTTCCCGCAAAGGAAAAGAAACAAAAAGTACCGTACTGGAAGCTGACGCCTGGCATCACCGCAGCGATGCCATTACCTCACTTGCAGCTATGATCGGTATTTCTATTGCATTGTTTGGCGGAGATGGGTACGAAACCGCCGATGATTGGGCAGCTTTATTTACCTCCGTCGTTATTCTGTACAATGCTTACCTGATTTTCAGACCAGCACTGGGGGAAATCATGGATGAACACCAGTACGATGACCTGGTTTTTCAAATCAGAGCCATATCCCGGGAAGTAGAAGGGGTGATCGACACGGAAAAATGTTTTGTGAGAAAAACCGGTTTCACCTATTACGTCGATTTACATCTGGTAGTAAATGGGAATATCAGCGTAAGAGAAGGTCATACCATTGCACATAATCTTAAAGATTCCCTTAAAGTCCATATCCCGGAAATTGCCGATATTATCGTCCATGTTGAGCCTGACCGAGAATAA